Below is a window of Enterococcus gilvus ATCC BAA-350 DNA.
CGTATTGGTTGCCGAAAGCAATGCCAAGGCCGTGCAACTTGCCTTGCGTCTAAAAGGCATTGAATTAACAGAGGCGGATAAGCCGGTCGTTCCTTATCAAGGAGAAACTATCGAAATTCCCTATGCCAGTCCAAGCGTAGCAGAATTACTGAATACGAAGCCGCGGGTGATCAATGTCGGTCTTCAAAGCTTCAATGAATCGATCCAAGCCTTTGATGGCAAGTCGATCCAGTTCAATTGGAAACCACGGGCTGGTGGAAATAAAAAGATGATCCATATTTTGAATGCATTAGAAGAACACGCGGATAAGATCGAGAAAGAGAATCAACAGGTCATGGATAAAATCAAGAATGCACAGCCTTTCTTGACGGATGTTGTTCCAGCAAAAAATGTGATCCCGGAATTAAATGAAGTGCAAAAAACCTTACTACATGCTGGACCGCCTATCACGTGGGAGGCGATGACGGGTCCAATGAAAGGCTCTGTCGTCGGTGCGGCAATTTTTGAAGGTTGGGCTGAGAGTGAAAAAGAAGTCCTCGCATTAGTAGAAGCAGGAGAGATTCGCTTTATTCCTTGCCACCATGTTCATGCGGTCGGTCCGATGGGCGGTATCACGTCTGCCAATATGCCGGTATTCGTTGTTGAAAACCGTTTGGATGGCTCAAAGGGCTACTGCACGATGAATGAAGGAATCGGAAAAGTCTTGCGCTTCGGCGCCTTCTCCCAAGAGGTGGTAAATCGACTGAATTGGATGAAGGATGTGTTGGGGCCGACTTTGTCAGGCGCTCTGAAGCAAAGCGAAAATGGATTGAATTTAAGTGTCTTGATCGCGCGTTCGATCACGATGGGAGATGAATTCCATCAACGGAATTTTGCGGCATCATTGAACTTCTTGAGGGAGGTCGCTCCTTTGATCGTTTGTTTGGAGATGGATGAGAAGGACAAGCAGGAGGTCATGAAATTCTTGGCGGATACGGATCAATTTTTCTTGAACATCATGATGGCTGCGGGAAAAGCGATCGTTGACTGCGCACGAAAAGAGGCGAAAGGGACGATCGTCACCACGCTTACGAGAAACGGGGTTGATTTTGGTGTTCGTATCGCCGAGACACAGGATCAATGGTTCACGGCACCTGTGAATCTGCCAAAAGGCTTGTATTTTACTGGTTTTTCTGAAGAGGATGGAAACCCGGATATGGGAGACAGTGCTATCACTGAAACAGTCGGCGTTGGCGGAATGGCTATGGTGGCCGCTCCAGGTGTCACTCGTTTCGTTGGTGCAGGCGGGTTCCAGGATGCCTTATCGATCTCAAATGAGATGGCAGAAATTTGTGTGGGACAAAACCCAGCATGGACGATCCCGACATGGGATTTCCGAGGAACGTGTCTCGGGATCGACATTCGCAAAGTCGTAGAAACGGGGATCACACCGCTGATCAATACAGGGATCGCTCACAAGGAAGCCGGAATCGGACAGATAGGTGCGGGAACAGTTCGAGCACCTTTGGCCTGTTTCGAAAATGCGCTAGAGGAATATGCGCACTCTTTCGGCATAAAAACAGAATAGAAAGGAAAAATATATGGGATTAAATGTGATAGCTTTAGGCGGAAATGCCATTTTAGATACCATTCCAACTGACGAGGGACAAAAGGAGGTCGTACGCAAAGTCGCGTCAGATATTATCGAATTCATTGCATTAGGAGAACAAGTCGTTATCTGCCATGGGAATGGTCCACAGGTCGGGAATCTGCTGATCCAGCAAAAAGCGGGAGACTCAGAAAAGACCCCTATGATGAAGCTGGATTCCAATGTGGCGATGACAGAAGGCAGTATCGGCTATTGGATTCAGCAAGCGGTCCAAAACGAATTGCAAAAGAGAAACATTCAGAAATCTGTCGTTAGTGTCATCACACAAGTAGAAGTGGACACGAAAGACCCTTCCTTCGAAGAACCAACGAAACCCATCGGCCCGTTTTATACAAAGGCGGAAGCAGACGAGAAAATGGCGGCTGGAGATGGCACGTATCAAGAGGATTCAGGGCGCGGGTATCGCAAAGTCATTGCGTCACCAAAACCAAAGCGGATCGTTGAAAAAGAAGCGATCTTGTCTTTGGTGGATGCAGGGATCATTACGATCTGTGTTGGTGGCGGCGGGATTCCCGTGATCAAAAACGAGCAGGGAGAATACGAAGGGGTCGAAGCGGTCATTGATAAAGATTTGTCTGCCAACCATTTAGCAAAAGAAATCAAGGCAGATCGTTTAATTATTTTGACGGGAGTTGATAATATTTACATCAACTACAATCAACCGAATCAAAAGAAATTAGAAAAGCTGACGATCGCTGAAGCCAAGCGCTACATCCAAGAAAATCAATTTCCAGCGGGAAGTATGCTGCCTAAAGTAGAATCGGCGATTGATTTTGTTCAGGAAAGCAAAAAACGTGAAGCTGTGATCACCTCGATCGAGAATTTAAGCAATATCGTAGATGGTTATGGAACAAGGATAAGTTGTTCATAAAAAATGTGAGGAGTATAGCGATGAAGCGAAAAATAACGTTCTTTTTATTGATGTTGCTGATTGGCGCGACATCAGGAATCAACGCATACGCTGCTGAGGCTTTGGATAAAGTAACTGCACCGACAGGTTTTCAAGCCCTATTGGTCATTGTCCCGTTGATCTTAGTATTGGTATTGCTGTTTTTGAAAGTAGATATGATCATTGCCGGGTTGGTTGCGGGTGTCTTAGCCATGGTGATCGGAGGGATCAGCTTGGCCGATGCCAATGCTCAATTATTGGAGACGATCCCTTCCATGTTGAGCATCACTGTCCCAATCATCAACTCAGCGATCGCCATGGCTGTGTTTAAGGCAGGAAGCTATTCTGCCGCATTGACGTTGGCGAAACGCGGAACAAAAGGAAAAGTGGAATATGTCTCTGCCTTTATTGTCATCTTGTTAGCGGCTGCAACGTATATGTCGGGGATCGGCGGCGGAAGCGCCATGGTTATTGCTCCCTTGGCATTTGCTGCAGTCGGTGTCGTACCTGAGTTGATCGCGGCAATGTCGCTTTCAGCAGCCGTGTCATTTACAACGTCTCCAGCTTCATTAGAATCAAGTATCGTCTCTAAATTAGGCGATGTCAGTGTGAGTGATTATGTATCAACGATGCGTCCTTATTGGTTGCTGTTTGTAGTTCTGGCAATTATTTTGGCTTTTTGGGGAACGAAACGTCGGAAGATCGGTTTTAAAGAATCTGCCGATGATGTCTTTGATAAAAAAACAAATGGCGAATTGTTCAAATTGACGTTGCCTGCGATCTTTTTACTGTTTGCAGTCATCTTTGGACCCATCGTGAATGAGCTGATCGGTTTTACACTCTTCACGCCGTTGGTCTATATGGTCTTGACGTTGGCGTTAGTATTTATTTGTACAGATTTTTCCATGAACCAATCGGTCGAAGCAATGGTAGATGGCTCGACGTATATCTTGACGCGCTTGTTCCAAGTGGGAATCTTCTTAGCCTTCATCAACGTGATCGCTCAAACAGGCACCTTTGCGGTAATTGCCGGAGTGGCTCAGAACGCACCAGAATTTGTCGTGGTCCCTGTGGCGATCCTGACAGGTGTGTTGATCGGGGTACCGGCAGGAGCGTATGTAGGGTCCGTCTTGACCTTAGTACTGCCAGTAGCCGTATCCTTAGGATTCCCGCCGTTGGCTTTAGGCTTTGTGACGATCGGCGTAGGCTTGGGCAGTCAAATGAGTTTCGTAAATATAACGATGCAGGCCTTATCATCCGGCTTCCAGATTCCTATTCTGGATGTCGTAAAGGGCAATATCAAGTGGTTGAGCATGGCGTCTGTCTTACTGTTGGTCATTGGCTTGATCTTTGGTTAATGGGAAGAGTGATACTTAAAAAGATAAAAATAGATTCTTAATTAGACAAGGAGTGGGAAAATGGATTTATTAATCAAACAGGCAAGACTCGCTGATGACGAAGAATTGCAGGATATCGCTATCGAGAATGGGAAAATCACAGAAATTGCGCCGCAAATCAACGGAACAGCGAAAGAAGTCATTGAAGCTGCGGGGCGTGTGCTGATTCCCGGATTGGTGGAAAGCCATATCCATTTAGACAAAGCATTGATCGCGGATCGTGAACCGAACAAATCTGGAACATTAAAAGAAGCGATCGAGGTAACGGCGAAGCTGAAGCCGACGTTTACGGAAGAAGATGTGTACACACGTGCCAAAGAAGCGTTGGAAATGATCATTCGCCGTGGTGCAACAGCGGTGAGAACACATTCAGAGTTTGATCCGGCACAAGGATTCACGGGCTTCAACATGATCATGAAGCTTAAAGAAGAATACAAAGATCGGATCGATATGCAAGTCGTAGCCTTTCCTCAAGAAGGCATCTTCAAAGCTCCTGGAACGGAAAAAATGATGTATGAAGCAATGGACATGGGGGCAGACGTGGTAGGGGGAATTCCTTATAACGATGCACCTGCCAATGAGCATATTGATCTGGTGTTTGAGATCGCGAAGAAATACGACAAGGACATTGATCTGCATCAGGATTTTGCAGATGAAGCGGACGACACCTCAATCGAGTATCTCTGTGATAGGATCCTTGAGGAAGGCTATGAAGGACGCGTTTCGGTAGGACATTTGACCGCATTGCACGCGATGCCGAAGGAACAGTTGGATCGGGTGATCGATAAGATGGCAAAAGCCAAGATCAATGTGATGCCATTACCGGCAACAGACCTTCATCTCGGTGCACGCAATGATGAATACAATGTTCGTCGAGGGGTGACACCGATTCGTAAATTGCGCGACGCGGGTGTCAATGTTTGTTTAGCAACAAATAATATCCGTAATGCGTTTACTCCGTATGGCAATGGCGACTTGATTCAAATCGCGATGTTGGCGATCCCTGTAGGACATTTAGGCGGGGCGGATGATTTACCGACGGTGTTGCCGATGATCACTGAAAATCCAGCGAAAGCATTAGGTTTGAAGGATTACGGGATCGGTGTCGGGAAAAAGGCCGATTTGATTTTATTGGATACAAAAGTAAAAGCCAATGCGATCATTGATGTGCCAGAAAGATTGTATGTGATCAAAAATGGTCGTGTGACAGTAAAAGTAGACCACCACGTGTCCATCGTAGAGTAGAATAGAGAGAAAAGGCAGAAGCTTCTTCTGCCTTTTTATGGATTATCTGAGAAGGGGAGGGTCGGTTATGAAACCTAACGCAGCACGCATCAGCACATATTTGCTGCCGATAGATCGTTTCGGTACGGTGGGAAAAGTACACAGTGTATTCGATCAGTCGTTGAATCTGAGCGTCAAGGATCAGCTGATCAATCTGACCGCCTCAGGAGAATTCTTATCTAGTTTTGGTATCCAGCTTTCTCAAGAAACGTTTCGCCAGCTCCGCCCCTTTTGTCAGCAAGGCAATGTGGTCAAACTCGCTGAAGATTCAATCACGGTCTATGATGCTTCAGGGATCGAAAAGGTAGTCTTCTCTGAAGTCCTTCCTGTCTCGCTGAAGGTGAGAGCGATGGTCTATGAAGGAAGCATCCTTGAACGGTTAAAACGGATTTTATTAGAGGAACAATTAGAAACACGGTTAGGACTGGTTCTTGGAGAAAAAGAGCGCGTCTATAGTGAATTTCTCAGGAATCTCGATCAGGAGTCCTGCGATTGGAACGAGCTGGTCACCTATTTTGTCGGAAGGGGAAAAGGGCTGACACCTAGCGGAGACGATCTTCTGATGGGGTACTTATTTATGCTTCGGTCGTACGAGCCTCCCTTCCTGGATAAGTTGGCAGAACCGCTTGCTGCGGCGCAAAAGCGGACAACAGACGTGAGTGGGAATTATTTAGCAGCGATGCTCTCAGGCTATGCCAGCTCTCCCTTCATCGCGTTGCAGCAGGCCTTGCAGCGGGAAAGCTCTGAGGCTGAGTTGGCTTCTGTCGTGGAGGGCTTGCTGGCGATCGGACATACTTCCGGCAGTGATACCTGTTATGGCCTGCTTCTAGGCATCGAGGCGGTACAAAACTACCAAAAAGAACTGGATGCGAATCATTGATTCGGCACATCCAGTTCTTTTTTTGTTTCGCTTTTCTATTTTACTTAGCTTCTTAATCCACGTCCGCGATCGATCAGATACCAGCAGACGCTATATAGAACAACGATAAACAGGACTAAGATCGACAGAGAGACAACGATCGATACATCCATGACACCGAGGAAACCATAGCGGAAGCCGGAGATCATGTAAACGATCGGATTGATCTTTGATACGCCTTGCCAAAAAGGCGGCAGCATCGAAATCGCGTAGAAAACACCGCCAAGGTACGTTAACGGCTGTAATACAAAGGTTGGTACGATCGAGACATCATCAAACGATTGAGCGAAGATCCCATTCAGCAAACCTGCTAATGAGAACAGGATCGCTGTCATCAGCAGCGTAACGACGACGATCACCCAAGAATAGACATGCAGCGTCACAAAGAAGAGTGAGATGATGGTCACGAGTGTCCCCACCAAGACGCTGCGGCCGACACCGCCTGCGACGAACCCCCAGATGATGATGTGGGTCGGAACCGGAGCGACAAGGATCTCTTCGATGTTCTTCTGGAATTTCTGAGAGAAGAAGGAAGAAGAGACATTTGCATAAGAGCTGGTGATCGCAGACATCATGATCAGGCCGGGCACGATAAATTCCATGTAGGAAAAGCCCGCCATGTCTCCGATCCGTCCGCCGATCAAGTTTCCAAAGATGACGAAATATAGCGACGTGGTGATCACTGGCGGCACCAGTGTCTGCACCCAGATTCGCAAGTAGCGATTGGTTTCCTTAGCTGCCAAACTTTTTAGGGCAGTGAGATAAAGATTAGACATGATTTTCCTCCGTGATCTTCAGGAATAGTTCTTCTAAGCGGTTGGATTTATTCCGCATAGAAAGGACCTTGATTCCTTGGTTTGTTAATTGTTCAAACAGTTCGTTGATCCCTTGATCCCGCACGACTTCGACTTCAAGCGTCTGCTTGTCCGAAAAGGTGTGCTTGAAACCATTGATCGTTGGTTGCGTGTCGTAAGGTTCTAAATCGAAGATAAAAGTTTCGAATTGTAATTTTGCCAATAAGGATTTCATACTGGTATTTTCGATCAATTCTCCTGATTGGATGATTCCGATGTTGCGGCAAAGCATTTCTGCTTCTTCTAAATAGTGGGTCGTCAAGATGATCGTTGTTCCATTTTCGTTCAATTCTCTAAGGAACGTCCACATTTCACGACGCAATTCGATATCCACGCCAGCGGTTGGTTCATCCAAGATCAACAGCTTCGGTTCATGCATCAGTGCACGTGCGATCATCAAACGACGCTTCATCCCGCCTGAAAGCATCCGTGCTCGGACGTTGCGTTTTTCCCACAAGTCGGACTGCTTCAAGTATTTTTCACTACGGATCATGGCTTCTTTCCGAGGAACCCCATAGTATCCCGCTTGGTTGACAACGATCTGTTGGACGGTCTCGAAGGGATTGAAGTTGAATTCTTGCGGGACTAAGCCAATCTGCTGCTTCGCCATAACGAGCTGCTTGTCTAGATCGTAGCCGAAGACGCTCACGTTGCCGGAGGTTTTGTTGACTAAAGAGGTGATGATGCCGATCGTGGTCGATTTTCCAGCCCCATTCGGTCCCAATAAAGCATAAAAGTCGCCTTCTTCAACGACGAGATCAATGCCTTTTAGCGCTTCAACGCCTGTCGCGTATCTTTTTTTTAGGTCTTTTATTTCTAATGCATTGGTCATGTATTCCGCTTCTCCTTAATTTCTGTGATTCCCCTATTTTATCATTGATTTTGGGGAACACAAGTTTTAAAAACGAGAAGAGGGTGCTGGTCATTATTAATAGATAAAGAAGCCGACAACTCCGGCGAAGCACATCAAGAGGATCGGGTTGGGCTTGAACTTGCGCAGCAGAATCAAGGAAACAAGAAACAGGATCGCGGCCTTCCAATCAAAGTGGGCGAGCATGCTGCTGGAAAAGTCAGAGGTCTCAAAAAAGGTCAGGAGCAGGATCGTGAACCCTGCGGACATGATCAAGCCTACGGAGGAGGCCTTCAAGCTTTTCAAGGCGGTGGAAACATAAAGGGAGTCTTGGTGCTTTTGGAAAAATTGATACAGGCCGATAGAGATGAGGCAGCCGCCTAAAATACAGCCGACAGTAGCTACGATAGCGCCAGTGATCCCGTTTAGCTGCATCCCCACGAAGGTAGACGTATTGACGGCTAATGGCCCGGGCGTCATTTGCGAAATCGTGATGATGTCACTGAAGACTTTTTCACTGAGCCAACCTTGCTGCGTGACGACTTGCTCCTGGATCAGCGGAATGATGGCATACCCGCCGCCGATACTGAATAAGCCGATTTTTAAAAATGTCCAGAATAATTCCATGATCAGACCTCCCTTGTTTGCTGTTGGCGATAGGTGTGAAGGAGACAGATCCCGACACTGAATACTAAAATATAGACCACATTCAAGTTGAAAAAGGCATTTGCGATGAAGGCGACAGGCACCAGTAAACTCAATAATTTAGAGTTTTCTTGTCGGATCAATTGATACATATCGATCACCAAATCAATGATCAGAGCCGTGACACAGGCTTGCATGCCTTTTAAGACAGCCATCACCGTTACATTGGCCGCAAAAGCCGCATACCAATTTGAGATCAATCCTAAAATGACGAGCGGCGGAATGATGGCACAGATGGCGCTGATGAAAACACCCAGCATACCCGCGACTTTTTTTCCGGCTAATACGCTTAGATTAATGGCGATCGCACCGGGAGAGGACTGCGCCACTGCCGCCATTTCGATCAATTCATCATTGGAGAACAGGTCTTTTCCTTCGACATAATACTTCCGAATCATGGGGACCACCACATAGCCGCCGCCAAAGGTGAAGGTACTGATGAATAAATTGATTCCTGCTAGCCATAAATAAAATTTGAGTTTTGTCATGGAAAGCCCCTTTCTTACTGCTTTCTCTCTAGTATAACGGTTGGTTTGACATGTGTGAAATGATGCTATTAAGCTATTGTCATGAATAAAATTCATGGGAAGGAGACATGTATGAATTACAAGCAATGTGTCATTTTTCGCGAGATTGCGAAAACGCAAAATTTTACCAAGGCGGCCAATCAGCTATATATGACACAATCGGCCATTTCTCATGCAGTCAAAGATTTGGAGGAGGAGGCGGGGACACAGCTTTTTGAACGACTGCACCGCAGTGTCAAGCTGACGCCTGCTGGCGCGTTGTTTTTGCGGGAGATCCAGCCGATCATAGAAGCCTTTGAATCAGTAGAGGCGCGCTTGCCCAGTCTGGAAAAGCAGCCGCCGGTAACGATCGCTTCGTGCATCACCTATGCGCAGATCGCCTTGCCCCAGTTGCTGCACTGTTTCACGAAGACGCATCCAGACGTTCACTTTAAGGTGCAGGTCTTTCCAGCTTCTGAATCGATCACTCGGCTGGAAAGCGGAGAGGCAGATCTAGCCTTTATTGAAGGGCATGTCTTGCAGAGCTCTTTTCAGGCGAAAAAGATCGCGGAGTATCGCCTCTGTGTCGTCGCCGCGCCCGCAGCGGAAGTGACCGAAGTCAGCTTTGCGGAACTTTTACAGCAGCCGTTACTTCTTCGTGAACGCGGGAGTGCTGTTCGGGAGACGTTTGAGTCTGCGGCGGTATTAAAAGGCTACAAGCTTTTTCCGCTTTGGGAGAGCATTGATTCGCAGGCGCTTCTTTCAGCGGTCAAAGGGGGATTCGGTCTCTCTGTGCTGCCGTATCCCTTGGTTCAAGAAGCGATCCAGCAGGGGAAAGTGAAGGAAGTAAAGGTCAAAGACTGGCGCTCGGTTAATGATATTTCTGTCGTGATGCGAAAGAGCCGCTACCATTTTCAGGTGTTGTCTGAATTTTGGCAGGCACTGGATGCAGTGGATGAATTGCCGCCAAATGTTTAAATCACTTTCTAAAAAATCCACAATAGATTAAACTATTGGATAGAAAGGGGTTATTATTTATGAAGACGACTGCTGAATTAAAAGCGGAAGCGAAAGAAGCGTTGAGAGGGAAATGGGGACAAGCGGTTATTTTGAATCTTATCCCAACATTGTTGACGGTAGCGATAGTATTTTTCTTCCTGTTATCTGGCGTGATCGCCTACATTATCCATGGCGGAGGAGATAGCACCAGCATGTTCTCCTATGCTTCGGATTACAATCAAAGCAGTGCGAGTGGCGGAGGAACTGGGATCATTTCCTCGATCATCAGTGCATTGTTCATGAGTGGGATTTCTTGGACTTATTTAGATTTATTACGGGGAGAACGCACGCATATCGAACCATTGAAGGATGCATTTCGTGGATTCCAAGGCGTATTCCTTGGCGGAGTGATCTTGTTAGCCTTGCTTACGAGCATTTTTACTTCTTTATGGACATTGCTATTTATCATTCCGGGGATCGTAAAAGCGTACGCGTATTCTCAAAGCTACTTTATCTACTATGATCAGATCCAACAAACGGGAGAAAAACCGAAAGTATTGGATACGATCACTGCAAGCCGCCGCTTGATGGACGGTCACAAGGGCCGCCTCTTCTGGCTGGACGTGACATTTATCGGTTGGTACCTTGTCACAGCGTTGACATTAGGGATCGCTTATTTATGGTTGGCACCGTATATCTCAGCTACTAAAGCTGCCTTTTATGAAGACTTACAACAAAATATCTAACAAAAACGCCTGTGCTCAATGGAAATGTTGAGTACAGGCGTTTTTTTATGAGGCAAATCTTTTTTTTTTTTGAATAGACAGTAACAGCGGCAGCAGGTCTGTTTCGTAATTGGTATTTAAAATATTCAATAGATAATGGGCCGCGTTTTGTTTGGGGAGAAGCTCTTTAAAGGTCGTGATGAAGAGATCGATCTGATCATTGGGCTGCGGCTGAAAGACGATCTCGATGAACGTGAGACTTTGCAGGTATTTGATGACATGCTGCAGGTACAAATAATTGGGGATCGACACGAGGCCGACACGAATTTTTTCATCTGTGACGAAAGACGAAAAATAGCGGCAACAGACTCAAGCAAAGCGTTTTGGCTAAGGAGTCGAGGACGTTCTCCAGCCAAGCAAGCTGTCTGCGGCGACTAAGTTTTTTAACCGCTGCTTTGATCGCCGGATAGAGTTCGCCGTATAATTCCGAGTCTACGAATTTTTCTTTGCTGCCGGTTTCAAACAGCAGCGGGATCTCCTTTTTCTGGATCGAATAGCTTAAAAACGTTCGGGCGACGTTGTTCAGCAGCATCCGCTCCTCCTGCTCACCCAGCACTCCTTGGAGCAGTTCGCAGGAACAGTAGCGATAAAAGCTGTCGATCGCCAAACACAAGGGGTCGCGTTCTTCCACGTTCTTTGTGTAATAAAACATCAAAGGATTGGAGGAAGGGTGCT
It encodes the following:
- a CDS encoding DUF975 family protein codes for the protein MKTTAELKAEAKEALRGKWGQAVILNLIPTLLTVAIVFFFLLSGVIAYIIHGGGDSTSMFSYASDYNQSSASGGGTGIISSIISALFMSGISWTYLDLLRGERTHIEPLKDAFRGFQGVFLGGVILLALLTSIFTSLWTLLFIIPGIVKAYAYSQSYFIYYDQIQQTGEKPKVLDTITASRRLMDGHKGRLFWLDVTFIGWYLVTALTLGIAYLWLAPYISATKAAFYEDLQQNI